One segment of Acidovorax sp. DW039 DNA contains the following:
- a CDS encoding cysteine dioxygenase, whose product MSTSPSIARLREFVQELAALLQRNPTEPEVLERGGALLGRLVAHDDWLPAAYAKPHPDRYQQYLLHADALGQFSVVSFVWGPGQSTPIHDHTVWGLIGMLRGAETAQHFAKTAEGRWAPHGDPSRLMPGQVEAVSPRIGDVHRVSNALANQTSISIHVYGANIGAVERSVYLEDGTRKPFVSGYSNTELPNLWDLSAERNAALRAQ is encoded by the coding sequence ATGAGTACATCCCCATCCATCGCCCGCCTGCGCGAATTTGTGCAGGAACTGGCCGCGCTGCTGCAGCGCAACCCGACCGAGCCTGAGGTGCTGGAGCGCGGTGGCGCCCTGCTGGGCCGCCTGGTGGCACACGACGACTGGCTGCCTGCCGCCTATGCCAAGCCCCACCCCGACCGCTACCAGCAGTACCTGCTGCACGCCGATGCGCTGGGGCAGTTTTCGGTGGTGAGCTTTGTGTGGGGGCCGGGCCAGTCCACCCCCATCCACGACCACACGGTGTGGGGCCTGATTGGGATGCTGCGCGGCGCCGAGACGGCCCAGCACTTTGCCAAAACTGCGGAGGGCCGATGGGCGCCACACGGTGATCCCAGCCGCCTGATGCCGGGGCAGGTCGAAGCGGTGTCGCCCCGCATTGGCGACGTGCACCGCGTGAGCAACGCGCTGGCCAACCAGACGTCCATCAGCATCCATGTGTATGGCGCCAACATCGGCGCGGTGGAGCGCTCGGTGTACCTCGAAGACGGCACGCGCAAGCCCTTTGTCTCGGGCTACAGCAATACCGAGCTGCCCAACCTGTGGGATCTGTCAGCCGAGCGCAATGCTGCGCTGCGTGCGCAGTGA
- a CDS encoding ABC transporter permease subunit, translating to MAHSTTLTPTGLPVAVPSTSSSSASSRSSLPAPARAAPKAAPVAKAPPARLGWTGWFAALAWTVLGAITWFWPNLPVGFSDWAYTQEFAVAAWGVAAVLWLAVAWPRWLGSQAARLRSAGPWLGAIAVGLAVWEVYTAKLGTLPPPFFAPPQSLAEVYVTDWARLLDSAWNSLKLLALGIAIGASVGFVVGVLMGWSRRANYWIHPVLRVLGPVPTTALLPISFYFFPSSWSTAIFLIALGTAFPVAILTWSGVAGVHKNYYDVARTMGASQWFLVLRVAIPASLPQVFVGLFMGLGAAFSTLVVAEMLGVKSGLGWYLTWAQGWASYPNMYGALIIMALLFSGVISLLFVLRDRVLSWQKGIVKW from the coding sequence ATGGCACACAGCACCACCCTCACACCCACGGGCTTGCCCGTGGCAGTTCCTTCTACGTCCTCCTCGTCTGCCTCTTCTCGGTCATCTCTTCCTGCACCAGCGCGCGCAGCGCCCAAGGCCGCGCCCGTGGCCAAGGCACCCCCAGCCCGCCTGGGCTGGACGGGCTGGTTTGCCGCACTGGCCTGGACTGTGTTGGGCGCCATCACCTGGTTCTGGCCCAACCTGCCGGTAGGTTTTAGCGACTGGGCCTACACGCAGGAATTTGCCGTGGCGGCTTGGGGCGTTGCCGCCGTGCTGTGGCTGGCGGTGGCTTGGCCCCGATGGCTGGGGAGCCAAGCTGCACGCTTGCGCAGCGCAGGTCCCTGGCTTGGTGCCATTGCCGTCGGCCTGGCGGTGTGGGAGGTCTACACCGCCAAACTGGGCACGCTGCCACCGCCCTTCTTTGCCCCGCCGCAAAGCCTGGCCGAGGTGTATGTGACCGACTGGGCGCGGCTGCTCGACAGCGCGTGGAACTCGCTCAAGCTGCTGGCGCTGGGCATTGCGATTGGCGCCAGCGTGGGCTTTGTCGTGGGCGTGCTCATGGGCTGGTCCCGCCGCGCCAATTACTGGATTCACCCCGTGCTGCGGGTGCTGGGCCCTGTGCCCACCACGGCGCTGCTGCCCATCTCGTTTTACTTTTTCCCATCGAGCTGGTCCACGGCCATCTTTCTGATTGCGCTGGGCACCGCCTTCCCGGTGGCCATCCTCACCTGGTCGGGTGTGGCGGGCGTGCACAAGAACTACTACGACGTGGCGCGCACCATGGGCGCATCGCAGTGGTTTCTGGTGCTGCGCGTGGCGATTCCGGCGTCGCTGCCGCAGGTGTTTGTGGGCCTGTTCATGGGGCTGGGCGCGGCGTTTTCCACCCTGGTGGTGGCCGAGATGCTGGGCGTCAAATCGGGCCTGGGCTGGTATCTCACCTGGGCGCAGGGCTGGGCCAGTTACCCCAATATGTACGGTGCGCTCATCATCATGGCGCTGCTGTTTTCGGGCGTGATCTCGCTGCTGTTTGTGCTGCGTGACCGGGTGCTGTCCTGGCAGAAGGGGATTGTGAAATGGTGA
- a CDS encoding ABC transporter ATP-binding protein, with protein sequence MVTSTQAPAAPTASPPPVSAAGARIDVRNVSHWFDLPGGALQVIDELDLAIEPGEFVALLGPSGCGKSTLLRLVAGLEPATAGELLQDGAPITQPDPSRIVVFQDPTLFPWRTVWDNVALGLQARGLLKTHRHRVDQALQLVGLESFGKAFPHQLSGGMAQRVALARALVNDPSLLVLDEPLGKLDSLTRLAMQTELVELWQRTGFSALLVTHDVEEALFMAQRVVVLSERPATIQQVLVNDLPYPRHRGHPRLAELRHQALALLGLDASW encoded by the coding sequence ATGGTGACTTCCACCCAGGCCCCAGCGGCCCCCACAGCGTCACCGCCCCCGGTATCTGCGGCGGGTGCACGCATCGATGTGCGCAATGTGAGCCACTGGTTTGACCTGCCCGGCGGCGCCCTGCAGGTGATTGACGAGCTGGACCTGGCCATTGAGCCCGGCGAGTTCGTGGCTCTGCTGGGCCCCAGCGGCTGCGGCAAATCGACCCTGCTGCGGCTGGTGGCGGGGCTGGAGCCCGCCACGGCGGGCGAGCTGCTGCAAGACGGTGCGCCCATCACCCAGCCTGACCCATCGCGCATTGTGGTGTTTCAAGACCCCACGCTGTTCCCCTGGCGCACGGTGTGGGACAACGTGGCGCTGGGCCTGCAAGCGCGGGGCTTGCTCAAAACCCACCGCCATCGTGTAGACCAAGCCCTGCAACTGGTGGGGCTGGAGTCCTTTGGCAAGGCCTTTCCGCACCAGCTCTCGGGCGGCATGGCGCAGCGGGTGGCGCTGGCGCGGGCCTTGGTCAACGACCCCAGCCTGCTGGTACTGGACGAACCGCTGGGCAAGCTCGATTCGCTCACCCGCCTGGCCATGCAGACCGAACTGGTGGAGCTGTGGCAGCGCACAGGCTTCTCGGCCCTGCTGGTCACGCACGATGTGGAAGAGGCCCTGTTCATGGCGCAGCGCGTGGTGGTGCTGTCCGAGCGGCCTGCCACCATCCAGCAAGTGCTGGTGAACGACTTGCCGTACCCCCGCCACCGGGGCCACCCGCGCCTGGCCGAGCTACGGCACCAGGCCCTGGCACTGCTGGGGCTGGACGCCAGTTGGTGA
- a CDS encoding ankyrin repeat domain-containing protein, translated as MSESHLRYTVYFESRAQAAAWAAEAEATADMPLNEQARVLGTMLGLGEDSGVSFEFAGAAQLCAELAVLGPWNLLPAEEWPPGLMERGAKLLSCEWHDGPKAQGFFLNGAKSVTRKQFEAAVRKLDPLEEVHQLLSKEQYGEVLNLVHHHGLDPNTVLYHRPLIVHLLTPQAGKASGVLPTDAIIALLQAGARPDPLALVTRMPSFTLPVFPLHCAAYAFDIALMQALVDAGLDVNAVDDEGNTPLMQLADATHYLGKPVSMAVQAAQWLLERGAEVNAVSQHGDSALAGGVHQALRDLLVAHGGRVIWPQYALEYDIPQQQRSAIWYHDHARLDELLAHAPPDEAYRHQLLSSAVDAGNFHALDRLWRPQDHALMCIDKIPEPRLLVEGITKHEGTDVATLRNLVLRSAPEVFPTRDAVWLNAANSCLLDFTSRIVDRPVELLKMVLQLGLPADPSSDAQRSPLEGAIDARSGAKVTLLLAHGADPNRALYYGGNALHGAVLCKATDCIPLLLQAGADRTFCDSQGRTPLQLAVVKRNKAAQKLLAS; from the coding sequence ATGTCTGAATCTCACCTGCGCTACACCGTTTACTTTGAGTCCCGCGCCCAGGCGGCCGCCTGGGCTGCTGAGGCCGAGGCCACAGCCGACATGCCGCTGAACGAGCAAGCCCGCGTGCTGGGCACGATGCTCGGCTTGGGTGAAGACTCCGGGGTCTCTTTTGAGTTTGCGGGGGCTGCGCAGTTGTGTGCAGAGCTGGCCGTGCTGGGGCCATGGAACCTGCTGCCTGCCGAAGAATGGCCACCTGGTTTGATGGAGCGGGGGGCCAAGCTGCTGAGCTGTGAATGGCACGATGGCCCCAAGGCGCAAGGCTTTTTTCTCAACGGTGCAAAATCCGTCACGCGCAAGCAGTTTGAAGCCGCGGTGCGCAAGCTGGACCCGCTGGAAGAAGTGCACCAGTTGCTCTCCAAAGAACAATATGGCGAGGTCTTGAACCTGGTGCACCACCACGGCCTGGACCCCAACACGGTGCTGTACCACCGGCCGCTCATCGTGCATTTGCTCACGCCGCAGGCGGGCAAGGCCAGCGGCGTGTTGCCCACCGACGCCATCATTGCCCTGCTGCAAGCCGGGGCGCGGCCCGACCCGCTGGCGCTGGTCACCCGCATGCCCAGCTTCACCTTACCCGTGTTTCCGCTGCATTGCGCGGCCTACGCGTTTGACATTGCCCTGATGCAGGCGCTGGTGGATGCGGGCTTGGATGTGAACGCGGTGGACGACGAGGGGAACACGCCTTTGATGCAACTGGCCGATGCAACGCACTATTTGGGCAAGCCCGTTTCCATGGCCGTGCAGGCAGCACAGTGGTTGCTGGAGCGGGGCGCAGAGGTCAACGCCGTAAGCCAGCACGGGGATTCGGCCCTGGCCGGGGGCGTGCACCAGGCATTGCGCGACCTGCTGGTGGCACACGGTGGTCGGGTGATCTGGCCGCAATACGCGCTGGAGTACGACATCCCGCAGCAGCAACGCAGCGCGATCTGGTACCACGACCATGCGCGCCTCGATGAGCTGCTGGCGCATGCCCCGCCAGACGAGGCCTACCGGCATCAGCTGCTGAGCAGTGCGGTGGATGCTGGGAATTTCCATGCGTTGGACCGCCTGTGGCGGCCACAAGACCATGCACTGATGTGCATCGACAAAATCCCGGAGCCTCGTTTGCTGGTGGAGGGCATCACGAAGCACGAAGGTACGGACGTGGCCACGTTGCGAAACCTGGTGCTGCGCAGCGCCCCCGAGGTATTCCCCACGCGCGACGCTGTCTGGCTGAATGCTGCCAACAGCTGCCTGCTGGATTTCACCAGCCGCATCGTGGACCGGCCTGTGGAGCTGCTGAAGATGGTGCTTCAACTCGGTCTGCCCGCCGATCCATCCTCCGATGCGCAGCGCAGCCCCTTGGAGGGCGCGATTGATGCCAGGTCTGGAGCCAAGGTGACGCTGCTGTTGGCCCATGGTGCCGACCCCAACCGGGCGCTGTACTACGGTGGCAATGCCTTGCATGGGGCAGTGCTATGCAAGGCGACCGATTGCATCCCATTGCTGTTGCAGGCGGGGGCGGACCGTACCTTCTGCGACAGCCAAGGCCGCACGCCGCTGCAGCTGGCGGTAGTCAAACGCAACAAGGCGGCGCAGAAGCTTTTGGCGAGCTGA
- a CDS encoding ABC transporter substrate-binding protein → MGKDQGAAASGVWSRRRVLRTAAGAGVAGAAAVVGSSSVLAQGSKLRPVTLAWNANAVCLSAVPVAIERGFFEKQGLKVELVNFAGSTDQLLETIATGKADAAVGMVHRWIKPLESGLDVKLVGSSHGGCSRLVGYSPAGITSIAKLKGKTIAVSDLNSPGKNFFSVLLTKAGLDPEKDVSWRQFPGDMLGLAVEKGEAHAIADGDPNLFLIERRTKGLVELATNLSGEYAAKTCCVVGVGGKLIRSDKPLVASLVRAINQGSEFVADYPNETARIYSPYSKVPVEDLRAVLGTLTHRNHPSGVALQKEVEFYARDFKLVGVLKPSTDAARFAQHVTVDVLA, encoded by the coding sequence ATGGGCAAGGATCAAGGGGCAGCAGCATCGGGTGTTTGGTCGCGCCGGCGGGTGCTGCGCACGGCAGCAGGGGCTGGCGTTGCTGGTGCTGCCGCCGTGGTGGGTAGCAGCAGTGTGTTGGCCCAGGGCAGCAAGCTGCGCCCCGTCACGCTGGCCTGGAACGCCAACGCGGTGTGTCTGTCGGCCGTGCCCGTGGCCATTGAGCGCGGCTTTTTTGAAAAGCAGGGCCTCAAGGTTGAGCTGGTGAACTTTGCGGGCTCGACCGACCAGTTGCTCGAAACCATTGCCACCGGCAAGGCCGATGCCGCGGTGGGCATGGTGCACCGCTGGATCAAACCGCTGGAGTCGGGCCTGGACGTGAAGCTGGTGGGCAGCAGCCACGGGGGCTGCTCGCGCCTGGTGGGCTATAGCCCGGCGGGCATCACCAGCATTGCCAAGCTCAAGGGCAAGACGATTGCGGTGTCTGACCTCAACAGCCCTGGCAAGAACTTTTTCTCTGTGCTGCTGACCAAGGCCGGGCTGGACCCGGAAAAAGACGTGAGCTGGCGCCAGTTTCCTGGCGACATGCTGGGCCTGGCGGTAGAAAAGGGCGAGGCCCACGCCATTGCCGATGGTGACCCCAACCTGTTCCTGATTGAGCGGCGCACCAAGGGCTTGGTCGAGCTGGCCACGAACCTCTCGGGCGAATACGCGGCCAAAACCTGCTGCGTGGTGGGCGTGGGCGGCAAGCTCATCCGCTCGGACAAACCCCTGGTGGCCTCGCTGGTACGCGCCATCAACCAGGGTTCTGAGTTTGTGGCCGACTACCCCAACGAAACAGCCCGCATCTACAGCCCCTATTCCAAGGTGCCGGTGGAAGACCTGCGTGCCGTGCTGGGCACCCTCACGCACCGCAACCACCCCAGCGGCGTGGCGCTGCAAAAAGAGGTGGAGTTCTACGCCCGCGACTTCAAGCTGGTGGGCGTGCTCAAGCCCAGCACCGATGCCGCGCGCTTTGCGCAGCATGTGACGGTGGACGTGCTGGCCTGA
- a CDS encoding LLM class flavin-dependent oxidoreductase, translating into MTQTPSSPASNPSSHPRQLVFGFVLHGVGAGWGDWRHPNAVVDASVNFGFYKEQAQLAEKARFDFLFVADSVHITERSSPHYLNRFEPLTILSALAGATSHIGLVATVTASYSEPFTVARQFASLDHISGGRAGWNVVTSWLDGSARNYSRKEHYDHDVRYRLAQEHLDVVQGLWDSWEDDALVRDKATGQFLDPAKLHRLDHQGEFFSVEGPLNISRSRQGQPVIFQAGASEDGKRFAAQRADAIFFHADTLEEAQAYYRDVKARVAAEGRDPAKVFLLPGIRPIVGRTAEEAERKYQELAALVPIENAIAALARPFNDHDFSQYPLDAPFPELGDLGRNSQQSASDKIKQHAKAHGLTLREVALWHARPKRTFVGTAEQVADEIQRWFEQGGADGFNFFEALPNTSLKDFAELVVPVLQARGIYRKEYTAPTFRGNLGLPVPANRYTVARAKPGTVAGKLAERLPEAVAA; encoded by the coding sequence ATGACCCAAACCCCATCGTCCCCCGCTTCCAACCCTTCATCCCATCCCCGTCAACTGGTCTTCGGCTTCGTCTTGCATGGCGTGGGCGCAGGCTGGGGTGATTGGCGCCATCCCAACGCAGTAGTCGATGCCAGCGTGAACTTCGGCTTCTACAAAGAGCAGGCGCAACTGGCCGAGAAGGCGCGGTTTGATTTTCTGTTCGTGGCCGACAGCGTGCACATCACCGAGCGCTCCAGCCCGCATTACCTCAACCGCTTTGAGCCGCTCACCATCCTGTCGGCCCTGGCCGGGGCCACCTCGCACATTGGCCTGGTGGCCACGGTGACGGCCAGCTACAGCGAGCCCTTCACGGTAGCGCGCCAGTTTGCGTCGCTAGACCACATCAGCGGCGGCCGTGCAGGCTGGAACGTGGTCACCTCGTGGCTGGACGGCAGCGCCCGCAACTACAGCCGCAAAGAGCACTACGACCACGATGTGCGCTACCGCCTGGCGCAAGAGCACTTGGATGTGGTCCAGGGCCTGTGGGATTCGTGGGAGGACGACGCCCTGGTGCGCGACAAGGCCACGGGTCAGTTCCTCGACCCCGCCAAGCTGCACCGGCTGGACCACCAGGGCGAGTTCTTTTCGGTGGAGGGGCCGCTGAACATCAGCCGTTCGCGCCAGGGGCAGCCGGTGATCTTTCAGGCCGGTGCGTCAGAAGACGGCAAGCGCTTTGCCGCGCAGCGCGCCGATGCCATCTTCTTCCATGCCGATACGCTGGAAGAAGCCCAGGCCTACTACCGCGATGTGAAGGCCCGTGTGGCGGCCGAGGGGCGCGACCCGGCCAAGGTGTTCCTGCTGCCCGGCATTCGCCCCATCGTGGGCCGCACGGCAGAGGAGGCAGAGCGCAAGTACCAGGAACTGGCGGCGCTGGTGCCCATCGAGAACGCCATCGCGGCACTGGCCCGGCCGTTCAACGACCACGACTTTTCCCAATACCCGCTGGACGCGCCTTTCCCCGAACTGGGTGACCTCGGCCGCAACAGCCAGCAAAGCGCCAGCGACAAGATCAAGCAGCACGCCAAGGCCCACGGCCTGACGCTGCGCGAAGTGGCCCTGTGGCACGCACGCCCCAAGCGCACCTTCGTGGGCACGGCAGAGCAGGTGGCGGACGAGATCCAGCGCTGGTTTGAGCAGGGCGGGGCGGATGGTTTCAACTTCTTTGAAGCCCTGCCCAACACCTCGCTCAAGGACTTTGCCGAACTGGTGGTGCCCGTGCTGCAAGCGCGCGGCATCTACCGCAAGGAGTACACGGCCCCGACCTTCCGTGGCAACCTGGGCTTGCCTGTGCCTGCCAACCGCTACACCGTTGCGCGTGCAAAGCCGGGCACAGTGGCGGGCAAGCTGGCAGAGCGTTTGCCCGAAGCAGTGGCTGCATAG
- a CDS encoding rhodanese homology domain-containing protein, producing MTQAPSPGLNPLPQKSYADVRNALLAQQEIALIDVREEHPFAQAHPLFAANFPAGKLEIEVYTRIPRRSTAIVVYDDGEGLAEPAARTLQRLGYTDVALLTGGLQGWRDAGGEIFIDVNVPSKSFGELVEAERHTPSLPAEEVKALIDQKADVVVLDARRFDEYQTMNIPTGVSVPGAELVLRAKALAPRPETQIIVNCAGRTRSIIGTQSLINAGLPNPIAALRNGTIGWLLAGQELERGASRRFDTQPTYQTHDTPEQRAAAAQAARRVADRAGAKRARTEHLHAFALQAERTTYLLDVRTPEEFARGHVPGFRNAPGGQLVQETDHTAPVRGARLVLVDDDGVRANMSASWLAQMGWDVWVLDGLQSADFHDTRPAPQPVPELLEPAQWITPADLAARLQREAPGQTAVLDMTTSANYTLRHIPGAWFVLRSQLAQALQAIPKAPHYVLTCGSSLLARYAAVDVARITGATVQVLEGGTLAWIAQGLPLEQGETRLASPRIDRYRRPYEGTDSPLEAMQAYLDWEFGLVEQLGRDGTHGFRVI from the coding sequence ATGACCCAAGCACCATCACCAGGCCTGAACCCCTTGCCGCAAAAAAGCTATGCCGATGTCCGCAACGCCCTGCTCGCCCAGCAGGAGATTGCGCTGATCGACGTGCGCGAAGAACATCCCTTTGCCCAGGCCCACCCGCTGTTTGCCGCAAACTTCCCCGCAGGCAAGCTAGAGATCGAGGTCTACACCCGCATCCCCCGGCGCAGCACCGCCATCGTGGTGTACGACGATGGCGAGGGCCTGGCCGAGCCCGCAGCACGCACCCTGCAGCGCCTGGGCTACACCGATGTGGCCTTGCTGACCGGGGGCCTGCAGGGCTGGCGCGATGCAGGGGGTGAGATCTTCATCGACGTGAACGTGCCCAGCAAATCGTTTGGCGAACTGGTGGAGGCCGAGCGCCACACGCCCTCGCTGCCCGCAGAAGAAGTGAAGGCCCTCATCGACCAAAAGGCCGACGTGGTGGTGCTGGACGCGCGTCGGTTTGACGAGTACCAGACCATGAACATCCCCACCGGCGTGAGCGTGCCGGGGGCCGAGCTGGTGCTGCGCGCCAAGGCGCTGGCCCCCCGGCCCGAGACGCAGATCATCGTCAACTGCGCGGGCCGCACACGCAGCATCATTGGCACGCAGTCGCTCATCAACGCCGGGTTGCCCAACCCCATCGCGGCCTTGCGCAACGGCACGATTGGCTGGCTGCTGGCTGGACAGGAACTGGAGCGCGGCGCCAGCCGCCGCTTTGACACCCAGCCTACGTACCAAACACACGACACGCCCGAGCAGCGCGCCGCCGCCGCCCAGGCGGCCCGCCGCGTGGCCGACCGCGCCGGGGCGAAGCGCGCCCGCACCGAGCACCTGCACGCCTTTGCCCTGCAGGCCGAGCGCACCACCTATTTGCTGGATGTGCGCACGCCCGAGGAGTTTGCCCGTGGCCATGTGCCGGGCTTTCGCAACGCGCCCGGCGGCCAACTGGTGCAAGAGACCGACCACACCGCCCCCGTGCGCGGCGCCCGCCTGGTGCTGGTGGACGACGACGGTGTGCGCGCCAACATGAGTGCATCGTGGCTGGCCCAGATGGGCTGGGATGTGTGGGTGCTGGACGGTCTGCAGAGCGCGGACTTTCACGACACCCGCCCGGCCCCACAGCCCGTGCCCGAACTGCTGGAGCCCGCCCAGTGGATCACCCCCGCCGACCTGGCCGCACGCCTGCAGCGCGAGGCCCCGGGCCAGACGGCGGTGCTGGACATGACCACCAGCGCCAACTACACGCTACGCCACATCCCCGGCGCGTGGTTTGTGCTGCGGTCGCAACTGGCGCAGGCGCTGCAAGCCATTCCCAAAGCGCCGCACTATGTGCTGACCTGCGGCAGCAGCCTGCTGGCCCGCTATGCGGCGGTGGATGTGGCCCGCATCACCGGTGCCACGGTGCAGGTGCTGGAGGGTGGCACCCTGGCCTGGATTGCCCAGGGCCTGCCGCTGGAGCAAGGCGAAACCCGCCTGGCCTCACCCCGCATTGATCGCTACCGCCGCCCCTACGAAGGCACGGACAGCCCGCTTGAGGCGATGCAGGCGTATCTGGATTGGGAGTTTGGACTGGTGGAACAACTGGGGCGCGACGGCACGCACGGCTTTCGGGTGATCTGA
- a CDS encoding leucine-rich repeat domain-containing protein, which yields MTTKPKWTDRIYRPIRVLNHADGLHLEKFTDADLDQIAECDDILDIHLRSNRTPQAIDLSRLAHIQGLRRLSLDRVTFTNLQALKALTHLKSLTIENCDFNDFEALNGLNVDTLFLWHNKLTHFPLRLSLPRLESLYLSSNRITDLSFVKSYPTLKQLDVDRNRITDLSPLADCTHLEDLGINDNPLTTLAPLAGGAIEG from the coding sequence ATGACTACCAAGCCAAAGTGGACCGACCGCATCTATCGCCCCATTCGCGTGCTGAATCACGCCGATGGCCTGCACCTGGAGAAATTCACTGATGCTGATCTGGACCAGATTGCAGAGTGCGATGACATTCTGGACATTCACCTGCGCAGTAACCGCACTCCGCAGGCGATTGATCTGTCTCGTTTGGCACACATTCAGGGGCTTCGGCGCTTGAGTCTTGACCGCGTAACGTTCACCAACCTGCAGGCCCTCAAAGCTCTAACGCACCTGAAATCGCTGACCATTGAGAACTGCGATTTCAATGACTTCGAGGCACTCAACGGCCTGAATGTTGACACTCTGTTCCTGTGGCACAACAAGCTCACCCACTTCCCGTTGCGGTTGAGCTTGCCCAGGCTGGAGAGTCTGTACCTCTCCAGCAATCGGATCACAGACCTTTCATTCGTCAAAAGCTATCCCACACTCAAGCAGCTGGATGTAGACCGCAACCGCATCACAGACCTGTCGCCGCTCGCAGACTGCACACATCTGGAGGATTTGGGAATCAACGACAACCCGCTGACCACGTTGGCTCCCTTGGCAGGCGGCGCTATAGAAGGCTGA
- a CDS encoding CysB family HTH-type transcriptional regulator — MNFQQLRSVREAVRCGFNLTEVAALLYTSQPGVSRQIRELEEELGIEIFVRAGKRLTGLTPPGQAVLPIVERLLQDADNLKRAGAEYRSSHEGRLSIAATHSQARYALPHVVRDFRAMFPQVSLHLHQGSPKQVAEMLLSGEADIGVATEALSHYDALVTLPCYRWTHSIVVPPGHPLLDLQEPVTLQQLQAFPIITYELGYTGRSHIDEAFAREGLKPEVVLSAMDADVIKTYVELGMGVGIVASIAVDPERDRHLRMLDARHLFEVNVTRLGVRRGTWLRGYAYSFIETFAPTLTREAVERAVRDVPSPE; from the coding sequence ATGAATTTCCAACAACTGCGTTCCGTTCGCGAGGCCGTGCGCTGCGGCTTCAATCTCACCGAAGTGGCGGCCTTGCTCTACACCTCCCAGCCCGGCGTGAGCCGCCAGATCCGGGAGCTGGAGGAAGAGCTGGGCATCGAGATTTTTGTGCGCGCGGGCAAGCGGCTCACTGGCCTCACGCCGCCCGGTCAAGCCGTGCTGCCGATTGTGGAGCGCCTGCTGCAGGATGCCGACAACCTCAAGCGCGCCGGTGCCGAGTACCGCTCCAGCCATGAAGGGCGCTTGTCCATCGCTGCCACCCACTCGCAGGCACGCTATGCCTTGCCCCATGTGGTGCGCGACTTCCGGGCCATGTTTCCGCAGGTGTCTCTGCACCTGCACCAGGGCTCGCCCAAGCAGGTGGCCGAGATGCTGCTCAGCGGCGAGGCCGACATTGGCGTGGCGACCGAGGCACTGTCGCACTACGACGCTCTGGTCACCCTGCCTTGCTACCGCTGGACGCACAGCATCGTGGTGCCTCCAGGCCACCCACTGCTCGATCTGCAGGAGCCCGTGACGCTGCAGCAGCTGCAGGCCTTCCCCATCATCACTTACGAGCTGGGCTACACCGGCCGCTCGCACATCGACGAAGCCTTTGCCCGCGAGGGGCTCAAGCCGGAGGTGGTGCTGTCTGCTATGGACGCTGATGTGATCAAGACCTACGTGGAGCTGGGCATGGGCGTGGGCATCGTGGCCTCCATCGCGGTAGACCCCGAGCGTGACCGACACCTGCGCATGCTCGATGCGCGCCACCTGTTCGAAGTCAACGTCACCCGCCTGGGCGTGCGCCGTGGCACCTGGCTGCGCGGCTACGCCTACAGCTTCATCGAGACCTTTGCCCCCACGCTGACCCGTGAAGCGGTGGAGCGTGCCGTGCGGGATGTGCCTTCGCCAGAGTGA